In the genome of Globicephala melas chromosome 7, mGloMel1.2, whole genome shotgun sequence, one region contains:
- the INSIG2 gene encoding insulin-induced gene 2 protein isoform X3, with amino-acid sequence MDLIFIGKSQAVIGLLYPCIDRHLGEPHKFKREWSSVMRCVAVFVGINHASAKVDFDNNIQLSLTLAALSIGLWWTFDRSRSGFGLGIGIAFLATLVTQLLVYNGVYQYTSPDFLYVRSWLPCIFFAGGITMGNIGRQLAMYECKVIAEKSHQE; translated from the exons ATGGATTTGATTTTTATTGGCAAATCCCAAG ccgTGATTGGGTTATTAtacccctgcattgacaggcatcTAGGAGAACcacataaatttaaaagagagTGGTCCAGTGTAATGCGGTGTGTAGCCGTCTTTGTTGGTATAAATCATGCCAGCGCT AAAGTGGATTTTGATAACAACATACAGTTGTCTCTCACACTGGCTGCACTATCCATTGGACTGTGGTGGACTTTTGATAGATCTAGAAGTGGTTTTGGCCTTGGAATAGGAATTGCTTTCTTGGCAACTTTGGTCACTCAACTGCTAGTCTATAATGGTGTTTATCA ATATACATCTCCAGATTTTCTCTATGTTCGCTCTTGGTTACCATGTATATTTTTTGCTGGAGGCATAACAATGGGAAACATTGGTCGACAACTGGCAATG tATGAATGTAAAGTTATCGCAGAAAAATCTCATCAAGAATGA
- the INSIG2 gene encoding insulin-induced gene 2 protein isoform X1 → MAEGETQSPGPKKCGPYISSVTSRTVNLMIRGVVLFFIGVFLALVLNLLQIQRNVTLFPPDVIASIFSSAWWVPPCCGTASAVIGLLYPCIDRHLGEPHKFKREWSSVMRCVAVFVGINHASAKVDFDNNIQLSLTLAALSIGLWWTFDRSRSGFGLGIGIAFLATLVTQLLVYNGVYQYTSPDFLYVRSWLPCIFFAGGITMGNIGRQLAMYECKVIAEKSHQE, encoded by the exons ATGGCGGAAGGAGAGACACAGTCACCTGGGCCCAAAAAGTGTGGTCCCTATATCTCATCTGTCACTAGCCGAACTGTGAACTTGATGATTCGAGGAGTAGTGctgttttttattggagtatttctTGCATTAGTGTTAAATTTACTTCAGATTCAGAGAAATGTGACGCTCTTTCCACCTGATGTGATTGCAAGCATCTTTTCTTCAGCATGGTGGGTACCGCCATGCTGTGGCACAGCTTCAG ccgTGATTGGGTTATTAtacccctgcattgacaggcatcTAGGAGAACcacataaatttaaaagagagTGGTCCAGTGTAATGCGGTGTGTAGCCGTCTTTGTTGGTATAAATCATGCCAGCGCT AAAGTGGATTTTGATAACAACATACAGTTGTCTCTCACACTGGCTGCACTATCCATTGGACTGTGGTGGACTTTTGATAGATCTAGAAGTGGTTTTGGCCTTGGAATAGGAATTGCTTTCTTGGCAACTTTGGTCACTCAACTGCTAGTCTATAATGGTGTTTATCA ATATACATCTCCAGATTTTCTCTATGTTCGCTCTTGGTTACCATGTATATTTTTTGCTGGAGGCATAACAATGGGAAACATTGGTCGACAACTGGCAATG tATGAATGTAAAGTTATCGCAGAAAAATCTCATCAAGAATGA
- the INSIG2 gene encoding insulin-induced gene 2 protein isoform X2 translates to MAPANLYPSQTLSGPETPFPPKVSSFQMIPAVIGLLYPCIDRHLGEPHKFKREWSSVMRCVAVFVGINHASAKVDFDNNIQLSLTLAALSIGLWWTFDRSRSGFGLGIGIAFLATLVTQLLVYNGVYQYTSPDFLYVRSWLPCIFFAGGITMGNIGRQLAMYECKVIAEKSHQE, encoded by the exons ATGGCCCCCGCCAACTtgtatccttctcagactctttctgGACCCGAAACTCCCTTTCCGCCTAAAGTTTCCAGTTTCCAGATGATACCAG ccgTGATTGGGTTATTAtacccctgcattgacaggcatcTAGGAGAACcacataaatttaaaagagagTGGTCCAGTGTAATGCGGTGTGTAGCCGTCTTTGTTGGTATAAATCATGCCAGCGCT AAAGTGGATTTTGATAACAACATACAGTTGTCTCTCACACTGGCTGCACTATCCATTGGACTGTGGTGGACTTTTGATAGATCTAGAAGTGGTTTTGGCCTTGGAATAGGAATTGCTTTCTTGGCAACTTTGGTCACTCAACTGCTAGTCTATAATGGTGTTTATCA ATATACATCTCCAGATTTTCTCTATGTTCGCTCTTGGTTACCATGTATATTTTTTGCTGGAGGCATAACAATGGGAAACATTGGTCGACAACTGGCAATG tATGAATGTAAAGTTATCGCAGAAAAATCTCATCAAGAATGA